Genomic DNA from Paraconexibacter algicola:
CGCTCGCCGGCCTCGGCGGCATCCTCTGGGGCATGAACTACGGCTTCGACTACCAGGTCGGGTTCAAGATCCTGCTCGCCGTGTTCGCCGCCGTCACCCTCGGCGGCCTGGGCACCATCTGGGGGACGATGGTCGGCGCATTGATCATCGGCATCCTCACCGAGATGTCCACGCTCGTGATCGCGCCCGAGCTGAAGTACGTGACACCGCTCGTGGTGCTCATCCTGATGCTGTTGATCCGACCCCAGGGCCTGCTCGGCCGAGCCGAGCGCGTCGGCTAGAAAGAGGAACGTGCGATGAGCTGGATGGACGTCCTCTCCGGAGCGATCGAGCAGGCCCTCGGGCCGCAGGCGATCGTCTTCTGCCTGGCCGCGATCGGCCTGAACATCCACTTCGGATACACCGGCCTGCTGAACTTCGGTCAGGCGGCCTTCATGATGGTCGGCGGCTACGCCATGGCCTCGCTGGTGCAGACCTGGGGGTGGAACCTCTGGGTCAGCATCGTCGTCGGCCTGCTGCTGAGCATCGTGCTCGCGCTCGCGCTCGGCGTCCCGACGTTGCGGCTGCGCGCCGACTACCTCGCGATCGCCACGATCGCCGCGGCCGAGGCGATCAGACAGACGCTCGGCGCCTCGAGTCTCAACGACCAGTTCGGCGGGCAGGACGGCCGTTTCGGGTTCGCCGACTCGATGAAGGACATCAACCCGATCTCGAGCAACGTCGACATCTTCGGCTTCCTCGAGTTCCGCAACTACGACTTCTTCATCATGCTCGTCGGCTGGTCGCTGGTGGCCGTGCTGTGCGTGCTCGTGTTCCTGCTGATGCGCAGCCCCTGGGGCCGCGTGCTGAAGTCGATCCGCGAGGACGAGGACGCCGTGCGCAGCCTCGGCAAGAACGTCTTCGGCTTCAAGATGCAGGCGCTCGTGATCGGCGGC
This window encodes:
- a CDS encoding branched-chain amino acid ABC transporter permease, which codes for MSWMDVLSGAIEQALGPQAIVFCLAAIGLNIHFGYTGLLNFGQAAFMMVGGYAMASLVQTWGWNLWVSIVVGLLLSIVLALALGVPTLRLRADYLAIATIAAAEAIRQTLGASSLNDQFGGQDGRFGFADSMKDINPISSNVDIFGFLEFRNYDFFIMLVGWSLVAVLCVLVFLLMRSPWGRVLKSIREDEDAVRSLGKNVFGFKMQALVIGGMIGALAGMMSGLATDNVAPSDFATDTTFFTYTVLLIGGAARVLGPVAGALIFWFFLNGLDLFFDKATGPDGFIPEAIMSPDQASLMRLIVMGLVLMLLMIFRPQGIFGDRKELAIDGR